A single genomic interval of Flammeovirga agarivorans harbors:
- a CDS encoding NPCBM/NEW2 domain-containing protein has translation MKTLYLLFITYILTIPLLFGQDCEVIVRENFDSEDATLPETWVESNSSGKVYIDKDALLMEFIKGDEDKATVTHNLPESLSGDFEVTFAFETGRNYYKNVVDFKTASGEYWLSLLLGGNGQKNIVLAESNNGAKPTDYPDENKLLEGEIQKNKIYEVKVSFKSDNTFSIFIDGVLEAESVALPAELTEELSIVEFTFSESFDDDTFKIEYFNAIKGSTQNTFALQSLKTDIEQYISNIIIISGSEIIFDEENEDLIDIAYPEEEVITLQNELASAEVVLTTCVTQDIIDAEIISLQLAFDIFKANPADCGADFTALEKNIADSKTLLANATIGDNIGEYPEYNKVELESAILVGESIVGNCITQDEVEVANDALTAATDNFKNNIVKDNSSIDCAEIINHNFNLNGDVLPSGWIEVGENNLVTIVDNQLTSEITTSGEVPTVQYTMPNHVGNSFDIEFVAMASRDWFTNRIDFLTKNGKYWFSLKIGDGGTKNIIYGINNAGDKPTSFPNSNKLIDQFVKNTPYTIHLKINEYNTLSIYINGELKASDIQLPQALVDPIATIQSAMTGIYSNNGFYYMDDFKLFKGARVDMFSFNNKIIEIETYLNEKVTVGDNGGQYKQEDVDLMHQKIEEAKTKSSDCSLTAEDVLALEEELQNDFDSFKKSVILIYTDVKLTVNTNTVLTKKDPLWLGGNSIYNDGGQGLWNVEENHAEYDVIDRSNFTGASLYRFPGGSMANLYRWKKAIGPVDQRGYNMDSHKDGAAQVNTFGPDEFGQLLNTTFINQGIVVVAFQYETPEDAGDYVEYMNAKVGDNPNGGKDWALERAKNGRYEPYNIKLWEIGNEMYGDWELSVFNYPETGDEVRGGDRIVKGDAQYYVRGGSRAFTNQTAVTDASWLNSDTKTTGEASQVLYVKFAPVDLSATFSLRINNQSWTRVDNLYGSLPTDRHFTVDAKTGAITFGDGRRGMIPAEGSNVYLDYTSGPHASFSDYYDAMKAVDPSIQVISCFEKEDFYKYMAQDNKPYDGVSFHFYPNLQLEEGDIPDEDHYKRGVWEGTRVKRQIAKQKGWVEKYDNPSLAGKDVKIHMTEFGGRKDLLAIPFIATMFHDIANYHSGNLGTSLIHSYFKNDNTPMVDPRYDFVSAKAIAYHIFGQLHQDTFVSVDYDGDTYSYDGGLGGETEVIQKTFATATVNDAGDVFTLVVPNLTDTEIIKLTVDIKDYPFSNDDEVILKRWHTVAEDVFANNSNSENDNLQLVLIDTLEAKAQFTTEVPAFTTAVYQWSIKEGMDITKVKSELTEGLFAEGHGFASDSVMKVNGFIYDQGFSLFNESRVFYHLDSNYSSFSATVGLDDAFTEGSTEINIYGDNQLLYSQIFGPNTPEEKIKLDVTNVARLEFETVAQEGINCFAIFGEARVVLGDGKSPVTDIDDDFLKDELDWIIHPNPFVSDVNVTISKNVSGILNLYDLTGRLVYTKQVNAENALHLDMHALRSGIYVLRLEMDDQSLVSKIIKY, from the coding sequence ATGAAGACATTATACTTACTATTTATAACTTACATTCTAACAATTCCATTACTATTTGGTCAGGATTGCGAAGTTATAGTTAGAGAAAACTTTGATAGTGAGGATGCTACTCTTCCTGAAACATGGGTTGAAAGTAATTCTTCTGGCAAAGTATATATAGATAAAGACGCTCTATTAATGGAATTTATTAAGGGCGATGAAGATAAAGCTACTGTTACACACAATTTGCCCGAATCACTATCTGGTGATTTTGAAGTGACCTTTGCCTTTGAGACAGGTAGAAACTATTACAAAAATGTAGTAGATTTTAAGACGGCTTCAGGCGAATATTGGTTATCACTCCTATTGGGAGGTAATGGCCAAAAAAATATCGTGCTGGCAGAAAGTAATAATGGAGCTAAACCTACTGATTACCCTGATGAAAATAAATTGTTAGAAGGGGAGATCCAGAAAAATAAGATCTACGAAGTAAAAGTGAGCTTCAAATCTGACAATACATTTTCAATTTTTATTGATGGTGTACTTGAAGCCGAATCAGTAGCATTACCAGCCGAACTAACAGAAGAGCTATCTATAGTTGAATTTACTTTCTCTGAAAGTTTTGATGACGATACTTTCAAAATAGAATACTTCAATGCTATAAAAGGAAGTACACAGAATACATTTGCACTTCAGAGCTTAAAAACAGATATAGAACAGTATATTTCGAACATCATTATTATCTCAGGATCTGAAATTATTTTTGATGAAGAAAATGAAGATCTTATTGATATTGCTTACCCTGAAGAGGAGGTAATTACTTTACAAAATGAACTAGCTAGTGCTGAAGTAGTACTCACTACATGTGTAACCCAGGATATCATTGATGCTGAAATTATTAGCTTACAATTAGCTTTTGATATCTTTAAAGCCAACCCTGCCGACTGTGGAGCAGACTTTACAGCGTTAGAAAAGAACATCGCAGATAGTAAAACTTTGTTAGCCAATGCTACCATTGGAGATAATATCGGAGAGTATCCAGAATATAATAAAGTGGAGTTGGAATCAGCGATTTTAGTTGGAGAATCTATTGTAGGCAACTGTATTACCCAAGATGAAGTAGAGGTAGCAAATGATGCACTTACTGCAGCAACAGATAACTTTAAGAATAATATTGTAAAAGATAATTCTTCGATAGATTGTGCTGAAATTATCAATCACAATTTCAACTTAAATGGAGATGTCTTGCCAAGTGGTTGGATAGAAGTAGGCGAAAATAACTTGGTAACTATCGTTGATAATCAGTTGACTTCTGAAATAACAACATCAGGAGAAGTGCCTACTGTTCAATATACAATGCCTAATCATGTGGGTAATAGTTTTGATATTGAATTTGTTGCGATGGCATCAAGAGATTGGTTTACTAACCGAATCGACTTCTTAACAAAGAATGGTAAATACTGGTTCTCGCTAAAGATTGGTGATGGAGGAACAAAGAACATTATTTATGGAATCAATAACGCTGGTGACAAACCGACTAGTTTTCCCAATTCAAATAAGCTAATTGATCAATTTGTAAAAAATACACCATATACAATCCATTTAAAGATTAATGAGTACAATACCTTAAGCATCTATATTAATGGAGAATTGAAGGCTTCAGATATCCAATTACCACAAGCATTAGTGGATCCAATTGCTACGATTCAATCTGCGATGACAGGCATCTATAGTAATAATGGATTTTATTATATGGATGATTTTAAGCTATTTAAAGGAGCAAGAGTCGACATGTTCTCTTTCAATAATAAGATTATCGAAATAGAAACGTACTTAAATGAAAAAGTAACTGTCGGAGATAATGGTGGTCAATACAAACAAGAAGATGTTGATTTGATGCATCAAAAAATTGAGGAGGCAAAGACAAAATCATCAGACTGTTCTTTAACGGCAGAAGATGTTTTGGCTTTAGAAGAGGAATTGCAAAATGACTTCGATAGTTTTAAAAAGTCTGTCATCTTAATTTATACAGATGTAAAACTTACTGTAAATACCAATACGGTTCTTACAAAAAAAGACCCTTTATGGTTAGGAGGAAATAGTATTTATAACGACGGCGGTCAAGGTCTATGGAATGTAGAAGAGAACCATGCTGAATATGATGTAATTGATAGATCAAACTTTACTGGGGCTAGTCTTTATCGTTTTCCAGGTGGATCTATGGCCAATCTTTACAGATGGAAAAAAGCCATTGGACCTGTAGACCAAAGAGGTTATAATATGGATTCTCACAAAGATGGTGCAGCACAGGTCAATACTTTTGGTCCTGATGAATTCGGTCAGCTATTAAATACCACTTTTATCAACCAAGGAATTGTTGTTGTTGCATTTCAATATGAAACACCTGAAGATGCAGGAGATTATGTGGAATACATGAATGCCAAAGTAGGTGATAACCCTAACGGTGGTAAAGATTGGGCTTTAGAAAGAGCAAAAAATGGTCGTTATGAACCCTACAATATCAAGTTATGGGAAATTGGTAATGAAATGTATGGCGATTGGGAACTTTCAGTATTTAATTACCCTGAAACAGGAGATGAAGTGAGAGGTGGAGATAGAATTGTGAAAGGTGATGCTCAATATTATGTTAGAGGAGGATCAAGAGCTTTTACTAATCAAACTGCCGTAACAGATGCTTCTTGGTTAAATTCAGATACAAAAACAACAGGCGAGGCTTCTCAAGTTTTATATGTAAAGTTTGCTCCTGTAGATTTATCAGCCACTTTTAGTCTAAGAATAAATAATCAATCTTGGACTAGAGTAGATAACCTTTATGGTTCGTTACCTACAGATAGACATTTTACTGTTGATGCCAAAACTGGTGCAATCACATTTGGAGATGGTAGAAGAGGAATGATTCCAGCCGAAGGAAGTAATGTTTATTTAGATTATACTTCTGGACCACATGCATCCTTCTCAGATTATTACGATGCAATGAAAGCGGTTGATCCATCTATTCAGGTCATCAGTTGTTTCGAAAAAGAAGATTTCTATAAATATATGGCCCAAGACAATAAGCCATATGATGGTGTTTCTTTCCATTTCTATCCTAACTTACAATTAGAAGAAGGAGATATTCCAGATGAAGACCATTACAAAAGAGGTGTATGGGAAGGCACTAGAGTAAAAAGACAGATTGCCAAACAGAAAGGTTGGGTAGAAAAATACGATAACCCATCGCTAGCAGGTAAAGATGTGAAAATTCATATGACAGAATTTGGTGGTAGAAAGGACCTTCTTGCCATACCATTTATAGCTACAATGTTCCATGATATTGCCAATTATCATAGTGGAAATTTAGGGACATCATTAATTCATTCTTATTTCAAGAATGATAACACACCAATGGTTGACCCTCGCTATGACTTTGTATCTGCAAAAGCAATTGCTTACCATATTTTTGGTCAACTACATCAAGATACTTTTGTATCTGTTGATTATGATGGGGATACCTATTCTTATGATGGCGGATTAGGAGGTGAAACGGAAGTGATACAAAAAACATTTGCTACAGCAACAGTGAACGATGCAGGCGATGTATTTACTTTAGTAGTACCCAACCTGACAGATACTGAAATCATCAAACTTACTGTGGATATCAAAGATTATCCATTTTCGAATGATGACGAGGTGATCTTAAAGAGATGGCATACAGTAGCTGAAGATGTATTTGCCAACAATTCAAACAGTGAAAATGATAATCTGCAATTGGTTTTGATAGATACTCTTGAGGCAAAGGCTCAGTTCACAACAGAAGTACCTGCATTTACAACCGCTGTTTACCAATGGTCTATCAAAGAAGGTATGGATATCACTAAAGTGAAGAGCGAATTAACAGAAGGGTTATTTGCAGAAGGTCATGGTTTTGCTTCTGATTCAGTAATGAAAGTAAATGGTTTTATCTACGATCAAGGATTTTCATTATTCAATGAATCAAGAGTTTTCTATCACTTAGATAGCAATTATTCTTCTTTCTCAGCAACCGTAGGTCTCGATGATGCATTCACAGAGGGATCAACAGAAATCAATATTTATGGTGATAATCAATTGCTTTATTCTCAAATATTCGGACCAAATACTCCTGAAGAAAAAATCAAGTTAGATGTAACGAATGTTGCACGACTAGAGTTTGAGACAGTGGCTCAAGAGGGCATCAATTGTTTTGCCATCTTTGGTGAAGCTAGAGTGGTCTTGGGTGATGGAAAATCTCCTGTGACAGATATTGACGATGATTTCCTTAAAGATGAATTAGATTGGATCATTCATCCTAACCCATTTGTTAGTGATGTTAATGTTACAATTTCGAAGAATGTAAGTGGTATTCTCAATCTGTATGATCTAACAGGTAGATTGGTTTACACTAAGCAAGTGAATGCTGAAAATGCATTACATCTAGACATGCATGCATTAAGATCTGGAATTTATGTATTGAGACTTGAAATGGACGATCAGAGTTTGGTTTCTAAGATTATCAAATATTAA
- a CDS encoding Ig-like domain-containing protein, which yields MKKIVLYIFFSLVGFIAIAQNPITITYDFDDTFEAKMDINDKNIIYPQRALIGGPKLVNQGLESANGSQVAVTQITNNNATNYQQTFFRFDLHTVRGVKFKINKVRIVQKSDHAGDPDLIDEEGNGDTYMFRIGTQLNGAIPNNNDRNQSTINTLFSDEFEETEYTPGEGYNYVQNEDYISVFVTGKGENNTNDVFNWYVDKVVIEGEYVKGLDLPTFTVDYAMNDKDMSAVSSNPNVSGTEIARQQGDSQWKQTNTFSVRLKTTDNNLGFSYSNRVGLFYSLTTASGYKTLVHNYQYKIAGSGQHGKSRAHRTAVYRDKTRDDAGVKVADSHFEFNNIVLTGVDVYGDNVKDIDYVPVFFKDDLVFEDSYAFVHAINRTGKTDNANQKEYLTFDHITIRGTVVPENAYALVQELLTGQELYVNAIVGEGDTEYQQEIVDRYILELQSHVDFAFDESKSVDELNDMKTYIEVINDHFRNNTNSRSINTAPTVIARTEEVTQDGILTITLNGDDDDGDLLTYGISTAPSNGTVEIINDQLVYTPTRNFYGSDELEYIARDGRENSTPAKIAITVTSSGNLAPDAESATYKVTEGDELSITLKGSDGDGDPITFMLESQPQYGTLSGTAPDLVYTHNEGYLGEDSFTFKTTDGIGFSELATISITVQKRNTKPEVDDMAKWLYQDATVNITLTGTDFDGQDLSYSITDQPKHGTISGTAPNIVYTPEAGYFGEDTLKFIVNDGIDDSDEATVSILVVQVEGDNSAPIVENMSKEVYATETLEFTLTAQDAENDLLSFYIISNVSDGELSINDGVVTYIPSGNYLGEVSFQYVANDGELDSNIGTVTINVKEDTPTNIEKNLNTKLEVKLTSLGIRLFDKSQARQDLDIVMLNTQGQILLQDNITLLSNSSQFIDYRSTKGVLYILKIQSKDGVLLQKLILN from the coding sequence ATGAAAAAAATAGTTTTATATATATTCTTCAGTTTAGTTGGGTTTATAGCGATAGCACAGAATCCAATTACAATTACATATGATTTTGATGATACATTTGAAGCTAAAATGGATATCAATGATAAAAATATTATTTATCCGCAGAGAGCTTTAATAGGAGGACCAAAGTTAGTCAATCAAGGATTAGAATCTGCCAATGGTAGTCAGGTAGCAGTAACACAGATTACAAATAATAATGCCACGAACTATCAGCAGACATTTTTCCGATTCGACTTGCATACTGTCCGAGGTGTAAAGTTTAAAATCAATAAAGTACGTATTGTACAAAAAAGTGATCATGCAGGTGATCCAGATCTTATCGATGAAGAAGGCAATGGAGATACCTACATGTTTAGAATAGGAACGCAACTTAATGGTGCTATTCCCAACAATAATGATAGAAATCAATCAACGATAAATACTTTATTTTCCGATGAGTTTGAAGAAACTGAATATACTCCAGGTGAAGGGTACAACTATGTTCAGAACGAAGACTATATCTCTGTTTTTGTTACCGGAAAAGGGGAGAACAATACCAATGATGTTTTCAATTGGTATGTAGATAAGGTGGTTATTGAAGGAGAGTATGTGAAAGGTTTAGATCTGCCTACATTTACTGTTGATTATGCGATGAATGACAAAGACATGTCTGCAGTATCGTCAAATCCTAATGTGTCTGGTACTGAGATCGCAAGACAACAAGGTGACTCACAATGGAAACAAACCAATACTTTTAGTGTTCGTCTTAAAACCACAGACAATAACCTAGGGTTTAGCTATTCAAACAGAGTAGGTTTATTTTATTCATTAACAACAGCTAGTGGGTATAAGACGTTGGTACATAACTACCAATATAAGATCGCAGGTTCTGGTCAGCATGGTAAATCAAGAGCACATCGTACTGCAGTTTATAGAGATAAAACGAGAGATGACGCAGGTGTAAAAGTAGCTGATAGTCATTTTGAGTTTAATAATATCGTATTAACTGGAGTAGATGTATATGGTGACAATGTTAAGGACATCGACTATGTTCCAGTCTTTTTCAAAGATGATTTAGTTTTTGAAGATTCTTATGCCTTTGTTCATGCCATAAACCGTACAGGTAAGACAGATAATGCCAACCAGAAAGAATACCTTACATTCGATCATATCACGATTCGAGGTACAGTCGTTCCAGAAAATGCCTATGCTCTTGTACAGGAACTACTTACTGGACAAGAATTGTATGTAAATGCTATTGTGGGTGAAGGAGATACGGAATATCAACAAGAAATTGTGGACCGTTATATTTTAGAGCTTCAATCTCATGTCGATTTCGCCTTTGATGAATCAAAATCGGTGGATGAATTGAATGACATGAAAACTTATATCGAGGTGATAAATGATCATTTTAGAAATAACACCAATAGTAGAAGTATTAATACTGCCCCAACTGTTATTGCTCGAACAGAAGAAGTAACTCAAGATGGAATCTTAACAATTACTCTTAATGGTGATGATGATGATGGAGATCTACTGACTTACGGTATTTCAACAGCTCCATCTAACGGTACCGTTGAAATCATTAATGATCAATTAGTGTATACTCCCACCAGAAATTTTTATGGTTCAGATGAATTAGAGTATATAGCAAGAGACGGTAGAGAGAACAGTACTCCTGCTAAAATAGCAATTACCGTAACAAGTAGTGGCAATCTAGCTCCAGATGCAGAAAGTGCTACTTATAAAGTAACTGAAGGTGATGAGCTTTCCATAACATTAAAAGGTTCTGATGGAGACGGAGATCCAATTACATTTATGTTGGAGTCGCAACCACAATATGGAACGCTATCAGGAACTGCCCCTGATCTGGTTTATACACACAATGAAGGATATTTAGGAGAGGATTCTTTTACTTTTAAAACAACAGATGGTATCGGATTTAGTGAGTTAGCAACAATCTCTATCACTGTACAAAAAAGAAATACTAAACCAGAGGTAGATGATATGGCCAAGTGGTTATACCAAGACGCAACGGTAAATATTACTCTAACAGGTACTGATTTTGATGGACAAGACTTGTCGTACTCAATTACGGATCAACCTAAACATGGAACAATATCAGGAACTGCGCCTAACATTGTTTATACTCCTGAAGCGGGTTACTTTGGAGAGGATACTTTGAAGTTTATTGTCAACGATGGTATCGACGATAGTGACGAAGCCACTGTAAGCATTTTAGTGGTACAAGTTGAAGGAGATAATTCAGCACCAATAGTTGAAAATATGTCGAAAGAGGTGTATGCCACTGAGACATTAGAGTTTACATTAACGGCTCAAGATGCTGAAAATGATTTATTAAGCTTTTACATTATCTCTAATGTTAGTGATGGAGAATTGTCTATTAATGACGGAGTGGTAACCTATATTCCAAGTGGAAATTATTTAGGCGAGGTATCCTTCCAGTATGTTGCTAATGATGGAGAATTAGATAGTAATATAGGGACTGTAACTATTAATGTAAAAGAGGATACACCTACCAATATTGAGAAAAACCTCAACACTAAATTAGAAGTAAAACTCACTTCATTAGGAATAAGGTTGTTCGATAAATCACAAGCTAGACAAGATTTAGATATTGTTATGTTGAATACTCAAGGACAGATTTTATTACAAGATAACATCACTTTATTGTCAAATTCGAGTCAATTTATTGATTATCGAAGTACCAAGGGTGTATTATATATCTTAAAAATTCAATCTAAAGATGGTGTATTGCTTCAAAAGCTCATCTTAAATTAA
- a CDS encoding SusC/RagA family TonB-linked outer membrane protein, whose amino-acid sequence MNNSFTVSKAILFFFFLCFLTFISFSNNVIAKNNKEHYKESDLNEILVTGIVKDENGITLPGASILVKGTTTGTITDIDGNYKINVKPNDTLIFSYIGYQPQAIEVNSQTVINVSLVPDQEVLDEVVVVGYGVQKKKSVVGAIEQTSGEDLLEAGGGTDFTSTLEGQVAGMTVQQSSAAPGENNTSIFIRGKSSWTDNSPLVLVDGIERNFNDIDPNEIESFSVLKDASATAVFGVKGANGVLLITTKQGKSEKTSIKITTEVGFKEPTNNYQRLSVPDSYRLMNEAMMADGNWESLIPESLINQWEDPNRDLEKYPDVNWWDEVVGTGIQYKTNLNLSGGTKKVNYFTSIGYVNEEDILKSAPQAGYDPSFTNQRINFRSNVNFKLTKNTELKVGIAGNNKEYNSPRAVSESSWHREQFFQDIYRAPSDLHPAQFDNGSYGWVEGSTNPLMQLNGSGSKSTRRSELYTNVQLRHNFTGVLEGFSLQGKVAFDTYNQFTRNITFEPETYSYQQVPVYDPATGGEILVDSIMTNHPNFTEKPAINKKWNHSYYRKTVFYEFSARYSKDIGKHHIGLLGLFSRRINEAQTSFPQYEENWAGRLTYDYNTKYLAEINLGVNGSDNFAPGKRYGIFPSFALGWVLSEESFVRDNVRWLNFFKVRYSYGTVGRSHINDNTRYLYYGQYYTQDSKDWRIGEKPYKPSTHYFEGRIPNEDATWEKALKQNLGFETTIFENISLNLDLYNEHRYDILMERRSIPTLSGFSQDPYANIGEVKSRGFEISGSYVLKLNKRLKFTFSPNYSFNESRIINRDDPVNLPDYLKEAGKPIGSTNGYLTDGLYQSWDDIYNSPQTNFGNVTPGDIKYTDFNSDGQVDVLDNTVIKGLNFPTTTYGLKLGINYGNFNMSALFYGVQNSYANINGDLMWGFTKGYNNVDETHRNTWSPSNPDPNANPRLHFANEPHNKNTTSYTWQNTSYLRLKNIHIGYNLKPKNKNLFKSLYIYFSGNNLFTFTEFDSRLDPANSNKSYPLVRLYTVGARLNIR is encoded by the coding sequence ATGAACAATAGCTTTACCGTAAGTAAGGCAATTCTCTTTTTCTTCTTTTTGTGTTTTTTGACTTTTATTTCTTTTTCAAACAATGTAATAGCAAAAAATAATAAAGAACATTATAAAGAGTCTGACCTTAATGAAATTTTAGTTACAGGTATAGTGAAAGATGAAAATGGAATTACTCTACCTGGAGCATCCATTCTTGTAAAAGGGACTACAACAGGAACAATTACGGATATCGATGGAAATTATAAAATTAATGTAAAACCCAACGATACTTTAATCTTTTCATATATAGGCTATCAACCACAAGCTATTGAGGTAAATAGTCAGACCGTTATTAATGTATCTCTTGTACCTGATCAAGAAGTTTTGGATGAAGTAGTCGTTGTTGGGTATGGAGTTCAGAAAAAGAAGAGTGTTGTTGGAGCTATCGAACAAACTTCAGGTGAAGACTTATTAGAAGCTGGTGGTGGTACAGATTTCACTTCGACTTTAGAAGGACAGGTTGCAGGTATGACGGTACAACAATCTAGTGCTGCTCCTGGCGAGAACAATACTAGTATTTTCATTCGTGGTAAATCAAGCTGGACGGATAACTCTCCACTAGTATTAGTAGATGGTATTGAAAGAAACTTTAATGATATTGATCCCAATGAAATTGAGAGCTTCTCAGTTCTAAAAGATGCATCGGCAACGGCAGTTTTTGGTGTGAAAGGTGCCAACGGTGTTTTACTTATTACTACTAAACAAGGTAAAAGCGAAAAGACATCTATTAAAATAACAACAGAAGTAGGTTTTAAAGAACCAACAAATAATTACCAAAGACTAAGTGTTCCGGATTCTTATCGTTTGATGAATGAGGCCATGATGGCAGATGGTAATTGGGAGTCATTAATTCCTGAAAGCTTAATCAATCAGTGGGAAGATCCTAATAGAGACTTAGAAAAATACCCAGATGTGAATTGGTGGGATGAAGTAGTAGGTACTGGCATCCAATACAAAACTAATTTAAACTTATCGGGTGGTACAAAGAAAGTGAATTACTTTACTTCAATTGGTTATGTAAATGAAGAAGATATTTTAAAGTCTGCTCCCCAAGCAGGATATGATCCGTCATTTACCAACCAAAGGATCAACTTCAGATCGAATGTTAACTTTAAACTGACAAAAAATACTGAATTAAAAGTTGGTATCGCGGGTAATAATAAAGAATACAATTCTCCTAGAGCTGTTTCGGAAAGTAGTTGGCATAGAGAGCAGTTCTTCCAAGATATCTACAGAGCACCAAGTGACCTACATCCAGCACAATTTGATAATGGAAGCTATGGTTGGGTAGAAGGAAGTACTAACCCATTAATGCAATTGAACGGTTCAGGTAGTAAATCTACAAGAAGATCAGAACTATATACCAATGTACAGTTAAGACATAATTTTACTGGAGTATTAGAAGGATTCTCACTCCAAGGTAAGGTAGCTTTTGATACTTATAATCAATTCACAAGAAACATTACTTTTGAACCGGAGACGTATTCATACCAACAAGTTCCTGTCTATGATCCCGCAACAGGTGGAGAAATTTTGGTAGATTCTATTATGACCAACCATCCAAATTTTACTGAAAAACCAGCAATAAATAAAAAATGGAATCATAGCTATTATCGTAAGACAGTCTTTTATGAGTTTTCAGCAAGATATTCTAAAGATATAGGTAAGCATCATATCGGACTTCTAGGATTATTTTCAAGAAGAATTAATGAAGCACAAACAAGTTTTCCACAATACGAAGAAAACTGGGCAGGCCGTTTAACTTATGACTATAACACTAAGTACTTAGCTGAAATCAACTTAGGTGTGAATGGATCTGACAACTTCGCTCCAGGAAAACGTTATGGTATCTTTCCATCATTTGCTTTAGGTTGGGTATTATCGGAAGAATCTTTTGTTAGAGATAATGTACGCTGGTTGAATTTCTTTAAAGTAAGATATTCCTACGGTACTGTAGGTAGATCTCATATCAATGACAATACAAGATATTTATACTACGGTCAGTATTACACACAAGACAGTAAAGATTGGAGAATAGGTGAAAAACCATATAAACCAAGTACACACTATTTCGAAGGAAGGATTCCAAACGAAGATGCCACTTGGGAAAAGGCACTAAAACAAAACCTTGGCTTTGAAACGACTATTTTCGAAAATATTTCACTCAACCTTGATCTATATAATGAACACCGTTATGATATCTTAATGGAAAGAAGAAGTATTCCGACATTGAGCGGTTTCTCTCAAGATCCATACGCTAACATTGGTGAAGTGAAATCTAGAGGTTTTGAAATTTCTGGTTCTTATGTATTAAAACTGAATAAACGACTTAAGTTTACCTTCTCTCCAAACTACTCATTTAATGAAAGTAGAATTATTAATAGAGATGATCCTGTTAATCTACCAGATTATCTAAAAGAAGCGGGTAAACCTATTGGATCAACGAATGGATACCTAACAGACGGTCTATATCAAAGCTGGGATGATATCTATAATTCACCACAAACCAACTTTGGTAATGTTACTCCTGGAGATATTAAATACACTGACTTTAATAGTGATGGTCAGGTAGACGTATTAGACAATACTGTTATAAAAGGGTTGAATTTCCCAACAACGACATATGGTTTGAAACTTGGAATAAACTATGGCAACTTCAACATGTCAGCACTATTCTATGGAGTTCAAAACTCTTATGCTAACATTAACGGTGACTTGATGTGGGGTTTCACAAAAGGGTATAATAATGTAGATGAGACCCATAGAAATACTTGGTCGCCATCTAACCCAGATCCAAATGCAAACCCAAGGTTACATTTTGCTAACGAACCGCATAATAAAAATACAACTTCTTACACTTGGCAAAATACAAGTTATTTAAGGTTGAAGAACATACATATAGGCTACAATTTAAAGCCCAAGAATAAGAACTTGTTTAAGTCATTATACATCTATTTTTCGGGTAATAACCTATTTACTTTTACAGAATTTGACTCTAGGCTAGACCCTGCAAATTCAAACAAATCGTACCCATTAGTAAGGTTATATACAGTAGGTGCAAGATTAAACATCAGATAA